Proteins encoded by one window of Bacillus sp. SM2101:
- a CDS encoding DUF1054 domain-containing protein, whose amino-acid sequence MNFQGFSADDFDTFMIPELDDRMTAIKQLIRPKFEFIGTHFVPSLTTLTGNEMFFHVAKHARRTKNPPNDTWVAFSSNARGYKMLPHFQVGLWGSHLFIIFAVIYEYPYKENLGIILEEQYRELKIPNNFVWSTDHTKPTATAQENLTDEQILHMFNRLQTIKKAEILCGVHIDKDDVINMNDKQLLNIIDTTFKTLMPLYELATSSSTVLSK is encoded by the coding sequence ATGAATTTTCAAGGCTTTTCAGCAGATGATTTTGATACTTTTATGATTCCTGAATTAGATGATCGAATGACAGCGATAAAGCAATTAATTAGGCCAAAATTTGAATTTATTGGCACCCATTTTGTCCCTTCTCTTACAACGCTAACTGGGAATGAGATGTTTTTTCATGTGGCCAAACATGCTCGTCGAACTAAAAACCCACCTAATGATACTTGGGTAGCTTTTTCAAGTAATGCAAGAGGATATAAAATGCTACCACACTTCCAGGTTGGCCTGTGGGGGAGTCATTTATTTATCATATTTGCAGTTATCTATGAGTACCCATACAAGGAGAACTTAGGAATAATACTTGAAGAACAATATCGTGAGCTTAAAATTCCTAACAACTTTGTCTGGTCAACAGATCATACAAAACCTACTGCCACAGCTCAAGAAAATTTAACTGATGAGCAAATACTACATATGTTTAACAGGCTACAAACGATCAAAAAGGCAGAAATATTATGCGGAGTTCATATTGACAAAGATGATGTGATAAATATGAATGACAAACAGTTACTTAACATCATTGATACCACTTTTAAAACGCTTATGCCGTTGTATGAATTAGCAACGTCATCATCCACCGTTCTTTCAAAATAA
- a CDS encoding UPF0223 family protein, with the protein MDYQYPISYDWNTNEIVDVVRFFETIEHAYEKGIAKETLMEAYRVFKKVVPSKAEEKKLCKEFEEISGYSSYHTVKKAKEAITNDAIIKM; encoded by the coding sequence TTGGATTATCAATATCCAATATCTTATGATTGGAACACGAATGAAATTGTTGATGTAGTAAGGTTTTTCGAGACAATCGAACATGCCTATGAAAAAGGCATTGCAAAAGAAACGCTTATGGAAGCGTATCGAGTATTTAAAAAAGTTGTACCGAGTAAAGCTGAAGAAAAAAAATTATGTAAAGAATTTGAAGAAATCAGTGGGTACTCCTCATACCATACAGTTAAAAAGGCGAAAGAAGCTATTACAAATGATGCCATTATTAAAATGTAA